The Geoalkalibacter subterraneus genome contains the following window.
ATTTAACCTCGCTTCCCTTGAGGGCTATACCCGCTTCATAAACTTCGTCGATGAAGTAATCATGGTAGGCCTTTTTATTGGTTGCGATGATTTTAATTCCCATGCTGTTGACTCGATTCTGAATTCGCGGATGAAACAATACGATGGATGATCGGCATGACATTTTCAGGGGCAATGGAGCCGGACCGCATCTTGATCCATAAAAGGGACGCAACCATAAATGCCAGCGCAAATAGAGCAGAAAGCAGATCGGAGTCAATCCCGAGGCCGGCAGATTCGCCGATCTGCTGCCCGACAATCGCCCCCACAACCAGGGCAATCAGAGGAAAGATATAGAGCAGAAAGGAGCTGCGCAGAAAATTACGCGTGCTGGTGGCGACAATGACCTCATCCCCCACACGCGCGCCAAGGGGATTGAATGCCTCGACCCGTCGCATTTTATTGCCTTCGGAGGGTAGGCAATTGCCGGAGGCGACACAGCTTTTGCAGAAGCTGTTTTTTTCGCAGGCAACGACAGCGATTTCACCACTTTTGATTTCTACGACTTTCCCGGTTTCTTCCATCATACACATGACTCGTTTGTAAAAAGTGCGATTTTATCACATCCCGGCATCGAAATCTTGAATAATCTGACTGGATCTTTACGGACCAGCTCTGAAACGTTTCAAGGAAAAAGATTCTGGACGCCATTCTTGACGAGGGTGACCCGCTGTGCTAATTTCCCAGTAATTTACGGATGTTTACCTGCCTCGACCAGGTTTCTTCGGGTTTGACCCTAATCCTTTCTCAACGGTTTCTATTTTGCGCATCATTAGCGGCTCGGCACGCGGCACCAGATTATCCACTTTTTCCGGGCTCAATATCCGCCCTACCCCCGACCGGGTTCGCGAGGCCGTTTTCAGTATCCTTTTCAGCCGCACGGGGGTGTTCACAGGCAAAAAAGTTCTCGATCTCTACGCCGGATCAGGCGCGATGGCGCTTGAGGCCTTAAGTCGCGGAGCCGCCACGGCAACCCTGGTGGAGCGCGACCCGAAGGCGGTACGTTTGATCGAGGCCAATGCCCGAACCTGCCGTGTGAGCGACTCCGTTCAAATTATGCGTGCCGATGTGGACAGCGCACTGCGGAAGATGAGCGTAAACGACCCCTTCGACCTGATTTTCCTGGACCCTCCCTATGACCGGGGCCTGGCTACCTCTGCACTGGAACTGATCGATCAACAGGGCCTCTTGGCCCAAAACGGCATTGTCTGCGCCGAATGCGACCGCAAGGAAGATATTCCTCAGCAGATCGGCACATTGAGCTTGATCGATTCCAGACGATATGGATTGACGGCTGTGCATTTTTTCGTTCACACTGAACAGGGAGAGAACTAAAAATGAAGAAGCGGATCGCGGTCTATCCTGGATCCTTTGACCCCGTCACCTATGGGCATCTTGATATTATTCGGCGAGGGCTCGAGGTTTTCGACGAACTGGTGATTGCGGTGGCGCGCAATTCAGAGAAAAAAGGGCTTTTTTCGATACCTGAAAGGATCGAACTTCTGGAGCGCCTGGTCGATAACAAACGTGTGCGCATCGAAACTTTCGACGGCCTGCTTGTCGACTTTGTTCTTTCTCACGGCTCCCGGGTTATACTGCGCGGACTTCGGGCGGTATCCGATTTTGAATATGAATTTATGCTGGCGCAAACCAACCGCGCCATGCATGATGAAGTGGAAACCATGTTCATGATGACCTCGGTGCCCTATGTTTATCTCAGCTCCACCGTTGTCAAGGAAATCGCCACGCTGGGCGGACCGGTTGAGACATTCGTGCCCCCGGCGGTTCAGGATGCTTTGAAAAAGAAACTCTCGCAGAATTGATTCCAGGAGGCTGTCGGG
Protein-coding sequences here:
- a CDS encoding SoxR reducing system RseC family protein, which encodes MMEETGKVVEIKSGEIAVVACEKNSFCKSCVASGNCLPSEGNKMRRVEAFNPLGARVGDEVIVATSTRNFLRSSFLLYIFPLIALVVGAIVGQQIGESAGLGIDSDLLSALFALAFMVASLLWIKMRSGSIAPENVMPIIHRIVSSANSESSQQHGN
- the rsmD gene encoding 16S rRNA (guanine(966)-N(2))-methyltransferase RsmD; this encodes MRIISGSARGTRLSTFSGLNIRPTPDRVREAVFSILFSRTGVFTGKKVLDLYAGSGAMALEALSRGAATATLVERDPKAVRLIEANARTCRVSDSVQIMRADVDSALRKMSVNDPFDLIFLDPPYDRGLATSALELIDQQGLLAQNGIVCAECDRKEDIPQQIGTLSLIDSRRYGLTAVHFFVHTEQGEN
- the coaD gene encoding pantetheine-phosphate adenylyltransferase, translated to MKKRIAVYPGSFDPVTYGHLDIIRRGLEVFDELVIAVARNSEKKGLFSIPERIELLERLVDNKRVRIETFDGLLVDFVLSHGSRVILRGLRAVSDFEYEFMLAQTNRAMHDEVETMFMMTSVPYVYLSSTVVKEIATLGGPVETFVPPAVQDALKKKLSQN